In Desulfovibrio sp. 86, the following proteins share a genomic window:
- a CDS encoding sigma 54-interacting transcriptional regulator, with protein sequence MGKLSLKATVLLAMGVLVVSSCLLTAFIAAERYSQSLEQALTRHARSITQSLAGPIAEMVLINDIIGVQRLLDTQFDRDIEQGYALLEIQGRVYAHTFEHRMPDILLPPPVKTGEPHEAPADAGMREEKGVPAGVVERIVTLSNGRRYHEIAWPLLDGHAGVLRMGFSQRDIDMRISQLWKETAGLTFIILLLALIAGTLWLRRVGRPLAALSRALDSVGRGNLTTRVAVYGQNEVAVMARAFNSMSEKLEGTMLSMEAQAAALHRSHRQLRLCNDIVTAFAALDGLEIMARRLPDYLSDIAPVPYCLLFLEHDRNCVVTAQGRACTPLFGRDAWDSALQLLEGRENVFTTSGLKEPLASPEVSACPCQTVVCIVHEHVLCGALIAGHGPKGMDEADLAALALVLNQIAGSISRALRYEKESRGQRLHDGVDNFNGMLGRSSRMRAIFQRIADVASSDATVLITGESGTGKELAARAIHNLSGRREKPFVVINCAAYPESLLESELFGYEKGAFTGALRQKPGRFEQADGGTVFLDEIGEISPVAQVRLLRVLQTRQFERVGGEETLTVNVRVLAATNRDLAAEVRKGQFREDLYYRLDVISLVMPPLRDRPGDLPLLARHFLESLARRTGRQPCTLSPAAIRLLMAYDWPGNVRELENMLEQCATLSRHGAITPADLPERMRVFNVSGASGRPSSISHSAAAQTLEDKEATAIREALEHCAWSRKDAAARLGIGRTTLYSKMKRYGIRPPEAS encoded by the coding sequence ATGGGCAAACTCTCCCTTAAGGCCACGGTTCTGCTGGCAATGGGAGTTCTGGTCGTTTCCAGTTGCCTCCTGACTGCCTTTATTGCGGCCGAGCGCTATTCACAGAGCCTGGAGCAGGCCCTGACCCGGCACGCCCGCAGTATAACCCAAAGCCTTGCCGGGCCCATTGCCGAAATGGTGCTCATCAACGACATCATCGGCGTCCAGCGCCTGCTTGATACGCAGTTTGACCGCGACATCGAGCAGGGCTACGCCTTGCTGGAAATTCAGGGGCGCGTATACGCGCACACCTTTGAGCACCGCATGCCGGACATTCTGTTGCCCCCGCCCGTGAAGACGGGTGAGCCGCACGAGGCCCCGGCCGACGCCGGGATGCGGGAAGAGAAAGGCGTCCCCGCTGGCGTTGTCGAGCGCATTGTGACCCTGTCCAACGGCAGAAGGTACCACGAAATCGCCTGGCCCCTGCTTGACGGCCATGCTGGCGTCTTGCGCATGGGCTTTTCGCAGCGCGACATTGACATGCGCATCAGCCAGTTGTGGAAAGAGACCGCCGGACTCACCTTTATCATTCTGCTGCTGGCCCTCATAGCGGGCACGCTCTGGTTGCGCCGGGTGGGCCGCCCTCTCGCCGCGCTGTCACGGGCTCTGGACTCCGTGGGGCGGGGCAACCTCACCACCCGCGTGGCGGTATACGGGCAAAATGAGGTGGCCGTTATGGCCCGCGCGTTCAACTCCATGAGCGAAAAACTTGAGGGAACCATGCTCTCTATGGAAGCGCAGGCGGCGGCCCTGCATCGTTCGCACCGGCAATTACGTCTGTGCAACGACATTGTTACGGCCTTTGCCGCCCTGGACGGGCTTGAAATCATGGCCCGCCGCCTGCCGGATTATCTGAGCGACATTGCCCCTGTTCCCTACTGCCTGCTTTTTCTTGAGCATGACCGAAACTGCGTGGTTACGGCCCAGGGCCGCGCGTGCACGCCCCTCTTCGGCCGGGACGCCTGGGATTCGGCCCTGCAGCTGCTTGAAGGCCGCGAGAATGTCTTTACCACCAGCGGGCTCAAAGAGCCCCTGGCGTCGCCGGAGGTAAGCGCCTGCCCCTGCCAGACCGTAGTGTGCATCGTGCACGAGCATGTGCTGTGCGGCGCGCTCATTGCGGGGCACGGCCCCAAGGGCATGGACGAGGCCGATCTGGCGGCCCTGGCCCTTGTGCTGAACCAGATTGCGGGCAGCATCAGCCGCGCCCTGCGCTATGAAAAGGAATCGCGGGGGCAACGTCTGCACGACGGCGTGGACAACTTCAACGGCATGCTGGGGCGCTCATCCCGCATGCGCGCCATATTCCAACGCATCGCCGATGTGGCCTCCAGCGACGCCACTGTGCTCATCACCGGCGAAAGCGGCACGGGCAAGGAACTGGCCGCCAGAGCCATCCACAACCTGAGCGGCCGCCGCGAAAAACCCTTTGTGGTCATCAACTGCGCCGCCTACCCTGAAAGCCTGCTGGAAAGCGAGCTTTTCGGCTATGAAAAAGGCGCGTTCACCGGAGCGCTGCGGCAAAAGCCGGGCCGCTTTGAACAGGCAGACGGCGGCACGGTCTTTCTGGATGAAATAGGCGAGATATCGCCCGTGGCCCAGGTTCGCCTGCTGCGCGTATTGCAGACCCGGCAGTTCGAGCGGGTGGGCGGCGAGGAAACGCTTACGGTCAACGTGCGGGTACTGGCCGCCACCAACCGTGACCTGGCCGCCGAGGTGCGCAAGGGGCAGTTCCGCGAAGACCTGTACTACCGCCTTGATGTCATCTCGCTGGTGATGCCGCCCCTGCGGGACAGGCCCGGCGATCTGCCCCTGCTGGCCCGGCACTTTCTGGAAAGTCTGGCCAGACGCACGGGCCGCCAGCCCTGCACGCTCAGCCCCGCCGCCATACGGCTGCTCATGGCCTATGACTGGCCCGGCAACGTGCGGGAACTGGAAAACATGCTGGAACAGTGTGCCACCCTGAGCCGCCACGGAGCCATCACCCCTGCCGATCTGCCGGAACGCATGCGCGTCTTCAACGTGTCGGGCGCTTCAGGCCGCCCGTCTTCCATCTCCCATTCCGCCGCAGCCCAGACGCTGGAGGACAAAGAAGCGACCGCCATTCGCGAGGCGCTGGAGCATTGCGCCTGGAGCCGCAAGGATGCCGCCGCCCGGCTCGGCATAGGCCGTACGACCCTCTATTCAAAGATGAAGCGCTACGGCATCAGGCCTCCTGAAGCATCCTGA
- a CDS encoding substrate-binding domain-containing protein, protein MMHLRILLFFYILLSTWALPAPIFAQDPPVPGAAQKLRVAVAPMMSPSDTFASYFRLLQYLGSKLGVELEFVQRKTHAEVRDLLRSNSIDMAFICSGPYALDTVDTGQNLLAMPVVQGESTYQSYVIVHASSHAKSLDDLRGKSFAFTDPDSNTGYLSPVFLLRQAGQSPESFFSSTIFTHSHDNSILAVARGLVDAAAVNSLVWDYSEALRPEITGKTKVLVKSGTFAIPPVVTSAGMDDSKRDKIRDILLHMHESPEGRAMLQDLRIDRFVVPEDAWYANVRHMAAPLSPEGPLHGQTLP, encoded by the coding sequence ATGATGCATCTTCGCATCCTGCTGTTTTTTTATATACTGCTCTCCACGTGGGCACTGCCAGCGCCCATCTTTGCCCAGGACCCGCCGGTTCCGGGCGCGGCCCAGAAGCTCAGGGTGGCTGTGGCCCCCATGATGTCCCCCAGTGATACCTTTGCCTCCTATTTTCGCCTGCTGCAGTATCTGGGCAGCAAGCTGGGCGTGGAACTGGAATTCGTCCAGCGAAAAACCCATGCCGAGGTGCGCGATCTGCTGCGCAGCAACAGCATAGACATGGCCTTCATCTGTTCCGGCCCCTATGCCCTGGACACTGTGGATACCGGGCAAAACCTTCTGGCCATGCCGGTTGTGCAGGGAGAGAGCACCTACCAGTCCTATGTCATCGTTCATGCCTCGAGCCATGCCAAAAGCCTGGACGACCTGCGCGGCAAATCTTTTGCTTTTACCGATCCCGACTCCAATACCGGCTATCTGAGTCCTGTCTTTTTGTTGCGCCAGGCTGGCCAGTCACCTGAATCGTTTTTCAGCAGCACCATCTTTACCCACAGCCATGACAATTCCATACTGGCGGTGGCGCGCGGCCTGGTGGACGCCGCTGCCGTCAACAGCCTCGTGTGGGACTACAGCGAAGCCCTACGTCCTGAAATAACAGGAAAAACCAAGGTACTTGTCAAATCCGGCACGTTTGCCATCCCCCCTGTGGTCACTTCGGCGGGCATGGACGACAGCAAGCGCGACAAAATCCGCGACATCCTGCTGCATATGCACGAAAGCCCGGAAGGGCGCGCCATGTTGCAGGATCTGCGCATTGACCGCTTTGTGGTGCCCGAGGATGCCTGGTACGCCAATGTGCGCCATATGGCGGCGCCGCTTTCTCCCGAGGGGCCTTTGCATGGGCAAACTCTCCCTTAA
- a CDS encoding GntR family transcriptional regulator encodes MSTITSVADVVYQRIKKQIFSKKLLLGQKVLDTDLAEEFKVSKTPVREAFLRLRSEGLIEIHPRSGTFIFRFSQEDLLSLVQARTCVEEGALRCAYAADPVRLVVALEKSVSLAEHYLDKGDFSQYLSMDKDFHAIILTHSKNIYLEKYYTIIFDKITILRSYLSLTKDFIATSVKAHRIIAEHIANDRIDEACARLHLHIANTFNDNFLQFLNEAAKKRA; translated from the coding sequence ATGTCTACCATCACGTCTGTTGCGGATGTTGTTTACCAAAGGATAAAAAAACAGATCTTTTCAAAAAAGCTGCTTTTGGGACAAAAGGTTCTGGATACGGATCTGGCGGAAGAGTTCAAGGTTTCAAAAACCCCCGTCCGGGAGGCATTTTTGCGACTGAGAAGCGAGGGGCTTATTGAAATCCATCCACGAAGCGGCACGTTTATCTTCCGTTTTTCACAGGAGGATCTGCTGTCACTGGTACAGGCCCGGACATGCGTGGAGGAGGGAGCCCTGCGTTGCGCGTACGCCGCCGACCCCGTGCGACTGGTGGTGGCGCTGGAAAAAAGTGTTTCGCTGGCCGAACACTATCTCGACAAAGGCGATTTTAGCCAATATCTGTCCATGGATAAGGATTTTCATGCCATCATCCTTACACATTCAAAAAATATCTACCTTGAAAAATACTATACCATTATTTTTGACAAGATTACAATTCTTCGCTCCTATTTGTCCTTGACCAAGGATTTTATCGCAACTTCGGTCAAGGCGCACCGCATCATTGCCGAACATATCGCCAACGACCGCATTGATGAAGCCTGCGCACGCCTTCATCTGCATATTGCCAACACTTTCAATGATAATTTTCTCCAATTCCTTAACGAGGCAGCGAAAAAACGTGCATAA